The following are from one region of the Sorghum bicolor cultivar BTx623 chromosome 2, Sorghum_bicolor_NCBIv3, whole genome shotgun sequence genome:
- the LOC8055876 gene encoding IRK-interacting protein, protein MAVVAAGAEAFDPAAPSPSHAPPSRQDVQAAIAKAVELRQLHAALLQRGAPNARAGVGASRSPAIIRLPPVASPAHSRAAADEEYPVFTPAYDDEERVAAVALNHICQDNRSRSENWTGVALDHGGSDDAAMSDYDGLHAFSSSNSEVLFPSSNDHRLRNRGTAAYKIHPAFMHSAPSADRFLASTGRAAYTSELKLPPATCGNAFRPATISSTRVPPPSAHSRTKQRGPPQILSWLFPKSRKKAKPPEMTTSPTAIERGNMPQLLTEWGALSLESLKKELAEAIAHRDAALREAAEVRSSLGELATKLVSVEAYCSELKKALRQATNSPSVSRRSTRSIEASRELPMPVSHEVMVEGFLQIASEARLSVKQLCKALIQQVNEESSDGLSDKLNLLLRPYQLALIGSAAKHCSKAVLYHLEAIMNQAMFQDFENPAFQRNGSPRCLDPAKDRRQSFAAFVALRNLSWNEVLRKGTKYYSEDFSRFCDRKMSSVVATLGWSRPWPEQLLQCFFVAAKCVWLLHLLAFSFGPPLTILRIQDGRAFDEMYMEDILHDRQQVQSPCQVKIMVMPGFYVQDRVLKCRVLTTRSAA, encoded by the exons ATGGCCGtggtcgccgccggcgccgaggCCTTTGACCCCGCGGCGCCTTCGCCGTCCCACGCCCCGCCCTCGCGCCAGGACGTGCAGGCGGCCATCGCCAAGGCCGTCGAGCTGCGCCAGCTCCACGCCGCCCTCCTCCAGCGCGGCGCGCCCAATGCCCGCGCCGGCGTCGGCGCCAGCCGCAGCCCGGCCATCATCCGCCTCCCGCCGGTCGCGTCCCCCGCGCACTCCAGAGCAGCGGCAGACGAGGAGTACCCCGTGTTCACTCCG GCCTACGACGATGAGGAGCGCGTCGCTGCGGTTGCGTTGAACCACATTTGCCAGGACAACCGAAGCCGGTCGGAGAACTGGACCGGGGTCGCCCTGGATCACGGCGGAAGCGACGACGCGGCCATGTCCGACTACGACGGCCTCCACGCCTTCTCGTCCTCCAACAGCGAGGTGCTCTTCCCTTCCTCCAACGACCACCGTCTTCGGAACAGAGGCACGGCGGCGTACAAGATCCACCCCGCCTTCATGCACTCGGCGCCGTCGGCCGACCGCTTCCTCGCGTCCACCGGCCGGGCGGCCTACACTTCCGAGCTCAAGCTGCCGCCGGCGACGTGCGGCAACGCGTTCCGGCCCGCCACGATCAGCAGCACCAGGGTGCCGCCCCCGTCGGCGCACTCGCGGACGAAGCAAAGAGGGCCGCCGCAGATCCTGTCGTGGCTCTTCCCCAAGTCGAGGAAGAAAGCCAAGCCGCCGGAGATGACGACGTCGCCGACGGCCATCGAGCGCGGCAACATGCCGCAGCTGCTGACCGAGTGGGGGGCGCTGTCTCTCGAGTCCCTCAAGAAAGAGCTCGCGGAGGCCATCGCGCACCGGGACGCCGCGCTGCGCGAAGCTGCCGAGGTGAGGTCGTCGCTGGGGGAGCTGGCCACCAAGCTCGTGAGCGTGGAAGCGTACTGCTCGGAGCTCAAGAAGGCGCTGCGGCAGGCCACCAACTCGCCGTCCGTCTCCCGGAGATCGACGAGATCAATCGAAGCAAGCCGAGAGCTCCCGATGCCGGTGAGCCACGAGGTGATGGTGGAAGGCTTCTTGCAGATCGCGTCGGAGGCGCGGCTCTCTGTGAAGCAGCTCTGCAAGGCGCTGATCCAGCAGGTGAACGAAGAATCCAGCGACGGCCTGTCCGACAAGCTGAACCTGCTCCTGCGGCCGTACCAGCTCGCGCTCATCGGCAGCGCTGCCAAGCACTGCTCCAAGGCCGTGCTGTACCATCTCGAGGCGATCATGAACCAGGCCATGTTCCAGGACTTCGAGAACCCGGCGTTCCAGCGGAACGGCTCGCCGAGGTGCCTCGACCCGGCGAAGGACCGCCGGCAGAGCTTCGCCGCCTTCGTGGCGCTGCGCAACCTTAGCTGGAACGAGGTTCTGCGGAAGGGCACCAAGTACTACAGCGAGGACTTCAGCCGTTTCTGCGACCGCAAGATGAGCAGCGTGGTGGCGACGCTTGGCTGGTCACGGCCGTGGCCCGAGCAGCTGCTGCAGTGCTTCTTCGTCGCCGCCAAGTGCGTCTGGCTGCTCCACCTGCTGGCCTTCTCCTTCGGCCCGCCGCTGACGATCCTGCGCATCCAAGACGGCCGCGCATTTGATGAGATGTACATGGAAGACATCCTACATGACAGGCAGCAGGTGCAGAGTCCTTgtcaagtgaagatcatggtgatgccGGGGTTTTACGTGCAAGATAGAGTGCTTAAGTGCAGGGTCctcacaaccagatcagcagcaTAA
- the LOC8055875 gene encoding uncharacterized protein LOC8055875: MAEVGEGSRRRREAEAPVVALECVAGSSKAEEWGGGAGVVQEGDVVEAVRVGRGSVGGGAAALELEAPFKGGRAGLHKALHAAFKRGDTSVEVRVRGGRELQACIVPHHASPGAGGGGGRKQYVLRSLHDPNYLLGFVDRLESECLVLQGMRSTRVASALSKAQLQDGYVAYPWDKKMRDMLRAPNSSCYFSILVLPKAQDNNACHYESFDDTLAHANAWFCSSQASGIPIDLMNVQSEALLTKISGETASASVNSSSLSDLSNVTNATLYGFEDYHGVDIGVVKAARLWYSCIGGELELEIPLVEGDTRLGFAISRTEEGFIYISSVVEDDKESEAPSTRSGLCNLFNRAKEASKLLIISRVSNEKVLPWMISSSGTVRCFDTISLSQKLSLHRLAVRPIQLHLLAWEKPSGPAERIMCSPKLPPPSTLLPQLQQNLVQTIEGRVDVEEDYVVDLSFRLDDISFESSWV, encoded by the exons ATGGCGGAGGTGGGGGAAGGGAGTAGGAGGCGGCGGGAGGCGGAGGCGCCGGTGGTGGCGCTGGAGTGCGTGGCGGGGAGCTCCAAGGCGGAGGAGtggggcggcggcgcgggcgtcGTGCAGGAGGGGGACGTGGTGGAGGCCGTCCGCGTGGGCCGCGGCtccgtcggcggcggcgcggcggcgctggagctcGAGGCGCCGTTCAAGGGCGGGCGCGCCGGGCTGCACAAGGCGCTGCACGCGGCGTTCAAGCGCGGGGACACCTCCGTGGAGGTGCGCGTGCGGGGCGGCAGGGAGCTGCAGGCCTGCATCGTGCCGCACCATGCCAgtcccggcgccggcggcggaggcggcaggAAGCAGTACGTTCTGCGGTCGCTGCACGACCCCAACTACTTGCTCGGATTCGTCGACCGCCTCGAGAGCGAGTGCCTCGTCTTACAAG GAATGAGGAGCACAAGAGTTGCATCAGCCTTGAGCAAGGCACAACTCCAGGATGGCTATGTCGCATACCCATGGGACAAGAAGATGCGTGACATGCTGCGCGCGCCCAACTCCAGCTGCTACTTCTCGATACTTGTCCTGCCCAAGGCTCAGGACAACAATGCTTGTCACTACGAGTCCTTCGATGATACCCTGGCGCATGCCAATGCATGGTTCTGCTCTTCGCAGGCCTCAGGGATACCCATCGATCTCATGAATGTGCAGAGTGAAGCTCTTCTCACCAAG ATATCTGGAGAGACAGCGTCTGCATCTGtgaattcaagttcattatctGATCTGTCGAACGTCACTAATGCGACGCTCTACGGTTTTGAAGATTACCATGGAGTGGATATTGGTGTGGTAAAGGCAGCACGGCTTTGGTATAGCTGCATAGGAGGAGAATTGGAGCTGGAAATCCCACTTGTAGAAGGTGACACAAGGCTTGGCTTTGCCATCAGCCGAACTGAAGAG ggttttatctacatATCATCTGTAGTCGAAGATGACAAGGAAAGTGAGGCACCATCAACGCGGTCTGGGCTCTGTAATCTGTTCAACCGAGCCAAGGAGGCATCAAAACTGCTGATCATCTCAAGGGTGTCCAATGAGAAGGTCCTACCTTGGATGATCTCCAGTTCAGGGACAGTCCGTTGCTTCGACACCATTTCCCTCAGCCAGAAACTTTCCTTGCACCGCCTCGCAGTGCGCCCCATCCAGCTGCATTTGCTTGCTTGGGAGAAACCTTCTGGTCCAGCAGAGAGGATCATGTGTTCACCGAAACTACCCCCGCCTTCAACTCTGCTCCCTCAGCTACAGCAAAACCTTGTGCAGACCATTGAAGGTAGAGTAGATGTTGAAGAGGATTATGTTGTGGATTTGTCGTTTCGGCTCGATGATATCTCATTTGAGAGCAGCTGGGTATGA
- the LOC8064848 gene encoding lysine-specific demethylase JMJ30 isoform X2 has product MAAAAEAERVAALLREITGEGGFAFVASAEKAGAGDLRAAEAAREMAWEQLHSGPWSEVGTAWRDAYALACLHVARLRTRTRGASGGGGGGDGDRSAALRALDMGLIMGGNLLRADLEAALARISAEACDGDEGGAGVVDEEDQRWKEALDRNRDIADALKVLPANSLSCKKVERRSCISLEEFICNYFLRDSPVIISGAIDHWPAREKWKDIKYLKKIAGDRTVPVEVGKNYVCSDWKQELVTFSQFLDRMWSTVCPSKLTYLAQHPLFEQIKELSEDIVVPEYCYAGGGELQSLNAWFGPQGTVTPLHHDPHHNILAQVLGRKYIRLYPAFISEDLYPHTETMLCNTSQVDLDNIDFKEFPRAENLEFMDCILEEGDLLYIPPKWWHYVRSLSTSFSVSFWWRAAVQPSGGS; this is encoded by the exons atggccgccgccgccgaggccgaGCGGGTGGCAGCGCTGCTGCGGGAGATAACGGGGGAGGGAGGGTTCGCTTTCGTCGCCTCGGCGGAGAAGGCGGGGGCGGGGGACCTgcgcgcggcggaggcggcgcggGAGATGGCGTGGGAGCAGCTCCACTCGGGCCCCTGGAGCGAGGTCGGCACCGCCTGGAGGGACGCCTACGCGCTCGCCTGCCTCCACGTCGCGCGCCTCCGCACCCGCACCCGCGGGGCCagcggcgggggcgggggcggggacGGCGACCGCTCCGCCGCGCTCCGGGCGCTCGACATGGGCCTCATCATGGGGGGCAACCTACTGCGCGCCGACCTCGAGGCGGCCCTGGCGCGCATCTCCGCGGAAGCGTGCGACGGAGACGAAGGTGGCGCGGGGGTCGTGGATGAGGAGGACCagaggtggaaggaggcgcTCGACAGGAACCGAGACATCGCTGAT GCACTCAAAGTTCTTCCAGCAAACTCTTTATCCTGTAAGAAAGTCGAGAGGCGATCTTGCATCTCCTTGGAGGAGTTTATATGTAATTACTTTTTACGCGACTCCCCTGTCATAATTAGTGGCGCCATCGATCATTGGCCTGCAAGGGAAAAATGGAAGGACATTAAATACCTCAAGAAGATCGCTGGAGATCGTACTGTTCCTGTTGAA GTTGGAAAAAACTATGTGTGTAGTGACTGGAAGCAGGAGCTTGTCACATTTTCTCAGTTCCTGGATAGAATGTGGTCAACTGTCTGCCCATCAAAGTTGACATATCTAGCTCAGCATCCATTGTTTGAGCAG ATAAAAGAGCTCAGTGAAGACATAGTTGTTCCCGAATACTGTTATGCTGGCGGAGGTGAACTCCAATCACTTAATGCTTGGTTTGGTCCACAGGGGACAGTGACACCATTGCATCATGACCCACATCACAACATCTTAGCTCAG GTCTTGGGCAGGAAGTATATTAGACTCTATCCTGCTTTTATATCTGAGGACTTGTATCCACACACAGAGACTATGCTATGCAATACCAGTCAG GTAGATCTTGACAACATTGATTTCAAGGAGTTTCCAAGGGCTGAAAACCTGGAATTCATGGACTGTATATTGGAGGAAGGTGACCTGCTTTACATCCCTCCAAAATGGTGGCACTACGTCAGATCTCTCTCCACCAGTTTCTCGGTTAGCTTTTGGTGGCGTGCAGCAGTTCAGCCCTCAGGCGGCTCATAG
- the LOC110432297 gene encoding transcription factor TGA2-like isoform X1 gives MVSGGSIKEQQHEMNISFGMMNHHHQQQPPSSSSSSSMHAAAASFIRSGKEASGAYDHLGELDQALFMYLDHGSSHVHGGTQQEHQRQTLNIFPSQPMHVEPSPKGEISLVLSPAPVGSKQPARSPDHHHHQHQQAAMEELAGSRRQQQEHHHLQHQPFAAAAAEPAAPVGMIKDVKPLAKKDHRRGTSTSERDPKTLRRLAQNREAARKSRLRKKAYIQQLESSRIRLAQLEQELHTARAQGVFFPNSGILADQGVAGKGVPIGGIDGLSSEAAMFDVEYGRWQEEHYRLMYELRAALQQHLPEGELQMYVESCLAHHDEMVGIKEGAIKGDVFHLISGVWRSPAERCFLWLGGFRPSEVIKMLLSHVEPLTEQQIVGVYGLQQSALETEEALSQGLEALYQSLSDTVVSDALSCPSNVANYMGQMAAAMNKLSTLEGFVRQAENLRQQTLHRLHQILTTRQMARSLLAMSDYFHRLRTLSSLWVTRPRAPQEQQQGHS, from the exons CAGGAGCGGCAAGGAGGCGTCAGGGGCGTATGACCATCTGGGGGAACTGGACCAGGCGTTGTTCATGTACCTGGATCACGGCAGCAGCCATGTCCATGGCGGCACGCAGCAAGAGCATCAAAGGC AGACACTCAACATCTTCCCTTCCCAGCCCATGCATGTGGAGCCGTCGCCGAAG GGGGAGATTAGTTTAGTCCTGTCCCCGGCGCCGGTGGGATCCAAGCAGCCTGCTAGGTCACCCGACCATCACCATCACCAGCACCAGCAGGCGGCCATGGAGGAGTTGGCGGGGAGCAGgaggcagcagcaggagcaccaCCACCTGCAGCACCAACCCTTCGCTGCTGCCGCTGCTGAGCCGGCAGCACCCGTCGGGATGATCAAAGATGTCAAGCCACTGGCCAAG AAGGATCATAGGAGAGGCACATCGACCAGTGAACGCGACCCAAAA ACGCTGAGAAGGCTGGCCCAGAACAGGGAGGCTGCAAGAAAAAGCAGGCTAAGGAAGAAG GCTTACATCCAGCAACTGGAGTCCAGCAGGATCAGGCTAGCTCAGCTCGAACAAGAACTGCACACTGCAAGAGCTCAG GGAGTTTTCTTCCCCAACAGCGGTATCCTCGCTGACCAAGGTGTCGCCGGCAAAGGCGTCCCCATCGGCGGCATCGACGGCCTCAGCTCAG AGGCGGCGATGTTCGACGTGGAGTACGGGCGGTGGCAGGAGGAGCACTACCGGCTGATGTACGAGCTGCGGGCGGCGCTGCAGCAGCACCTGCCGGAGGGGGAGCTGCAGATGTACGTGGAGAGCTGCCTGGCGCACCACGACGAGATGGTGGGCATCAAGGAGGGCGCCATCAAGGGCGACGTCTTCCACCTCATCTCCGGCGTCTGGAGGAGCCCCGCCGAGCGCTGCTTCCTCTGGCTCGGCGGCTTCCGCCCCTCCGAGGTCATCAAG ATGCTGCTGAGCCACGTGGAGCCCCTGACGGAGCAGCAGATCGTGGGCGTGTACGGGCTGCAGCAGTCGGCgctggagacggaggaggccctGAGCCAGGGCCTGGAAGCGCTCTACCAATCGCTGTCCGACACCGTCGTCTCCGACGCGCTCAGCTGCCCCTCCAACGTCGCCAACTACATGGGCCAGATGGCCGCCGCCATGAACAAGCTCTCCACGCTCGAGGGCTTCGTCAGACAA GCTGAGAACCTTCGGCAGCAGACACTGCATCGGCTGCACCAGATCCTGACGACGCGGCAAATGGCGCGGTCGCTGCTGGCCATGTCGGACTACTTCCACCGCCTCCGCACGCTGAGCTCGCTCTGGGTCACACGCCCCAGGGCgccgcaggagcagcagcagggccACAGCTAG
- the LOC8064848 gene encoding lysine-specific demethylase JMJ30 isoform X3, with protein MAAAAEAERVAALLREITGEGGFAFVASAEKAGAGDLRAAEAAREMAWEQLHSGPWSEVGTAWRDAYALACLHVARLRTRTRGASGGGGGGDGDRSAALRALDMGLIMGGNLLRADLEAALARISAEACDGDEGGAGVVDEEDQRWKEALDRNRDIADALKVLPANSLSCKKVERRSCISLEEFICNYFLRDSPVIISGAIDHWPAREKWKDIKYLKKIAGDRTVPVEVGKNYVCSDWKQELVTFSQFLDRMWSTVCPSKLTYLAQHPLFEQGTVTPLHHDPHHNILAQVLGRKYIRLYPAFISEDLYPHTETMLCNTSQVDLDNIDFKEFPRAENLEFMDCILEEGDLLYIPPKWWHYVRSLSTSFSVSFWWRAAVQPSGGS; from the exons atggccgccgccgccgaggccgaGCGGGTGGCAGCGCTGCTGCGGGAGATAACGGGGGAGGGAGGGTTCGCTTTCGTCGCCTCGGCGGAGAAGGCGGGGGCGGGGGACCTgcgcgcggcggaggcggcgcggGAGATGGCGTGGGAGCAGCTCCACTCGGGCCCCTGGAGCGAGGTCGGCACCGCCTGGAGGGACGCCTACGCGCTCGCCTGCCTCCACGTCGCGCGCCTCCGCACCCGCACCCGCGGGGCCagcggcgggggcgggggcggggacGGCGACCGCTCCGCCGCGCTCCGGGCGCTCGACATGGGCCTCATCATGGGGGGCAACCTACTGCGCGCCGACCTCGAGGCGGCCCTGGCGCGCATCTCCGCGGAAGCGTGCGACGGAGACGAAGGTGGCGCGGGGGTCGTGGATGAGGAGGACCagaggtggaaggaggcgcTCGACAGGAACCGAGACATCGCTGAT GCACTCAAAGTTCTTCCAGCAAACTCTTTATCCTGTAAGAAAGTCGAGAGGCGATCTTGCATCTCCTTGGAGGAGTTTATATGTAATTACTTTTTACGCGACTCCCCTGTCATAATTAGTGGCGCCATCGATCATTGGCCTGCAAGGGAAAAATGGAAGGACATTAAATACCTCAAGAAGATCGCTGGAGATCGTACTGTTCCTGTTGAA GTTGGAAAAAACTATGTGTGTAGTGACTGGAAGCAGGAGCTTGTCACATTTTCTCAGTTCCTGGATAGAATGTGGTCAACTGTCTGCCCATCAAAGTTGACATATCTAGCTCAGCATCCATTGTTTGAGCAG GGGACAGTGACACCATTGCATCATGACCCACATCACAACATCTTAGCTCAG GTCTTGGGCAGGAAGTATATTAGACTCTATCCTGCTTTTATATCTGAGGACTTGTATCCACACACAGAGACTATGCTATGCAATACCAGTCAG GTAGATCTTGACAACATTGATTTCAAGGAGTTTCCAAGGGCTGAAAACCTGGAATTCATGGACTGTATATTGGAGGAAGGTGACCTGCTTTACATCCCTCCAAAATGGTGGCACTACGTCAGATCTCTCTCCACCAGTTTCTCGGTTAGCTTTTGGTGGCGTGCAGCAGTTCAGCCCTCAGGCGGCTCATAG
- the LOC8064848 gene encoding lysine-specific demethylase JMJ30 isoform X1, giving the protein MAAAAEAERVAALLREITGEGGFAFVASAEKAGAGDLRAAEAAREMAWEQLHSGPWSEVGTAWRDAYALACLHVARLRTRTRGASGGGGGGDGDRSAALRALDMGLIMGGNLLRADLEAALARISAEACDGDEGGAGVVDEEDQRWKEALDRNRDIADALKVLPANSLSCKKVERRSCISLEEFICNYFLRDSPVIISGAIDHWPAREKWKDIKYLKKIAGDRTVPVEVGKNYVCSDWKQELVTFSQFLDRMWSTVCPSKLTYLAQHPLFEQLCILLHWIGQIKELSEDIVVPEYCYAGGGELQSLNAWFGPQGTVTPLHHDPHHNILAQVLGRKYIRLYPAFISEDLYPHTETMLCNTSQVDLDNIDFKEFPRAENLEFMDCILEEGDLLYIPPKWWHYVRSLSTSFSVSFWWRAAVQPSGGS; this is encoded by the exons atggccgccgccgccgaggccgaGCGGGTGGCAGCGCTGCTGCGGGAGATAACGGGGGAGGGAGGGTTCGCTTTCGTCGCCTCGGCGGAGAAGGCGGGGGCGGGGGACCTgcgcgcggcggaggcggcgcggGAGATGGCGTGGGAGCAGCTCCACTCGGGCCCCTGGAGCGAGGTCGGCACCGCCTGGAGGGACGCCTACGCGCTCGCCTGCCTCCACGTCGCGCGCCTCCGCACCCGCACCCGCGGGGCCagcggcgggggcgggggcggggacGGCGACCGCTCCGCCGCGCTCCGGGCGCTCGACATGGGCCTCATCATGGGGGGCAACCTACTGCGCGCCGACCTCGAGGCGGCCCTGGCGCGCATCTCCGCGGAAGCGTGCGACGGAGACGAAGGTGGCGCGGGGGTCGTGGATGAGGAGGACCagaggtggaaggaggcgcTCGACAGGAACCGAGACATCGCTGAT GCACTCAAAGTTCTTCCAGCAAACTCTTTATCCTGTAAGAAAGTCGAGAGGCGATCTTGCATCTCCTTGGAGGAGTTTATATGTAATTACTTTTTACGCGACTCCCCTGTCATAATTAGTGGCGCCATCGATCATTGGCCTGCAAGGGAAAAATGGAAGGACATTAAATACCTCAAGAAGATCGCTGGAGATCGTACTGTTCCTGTTGAA GTTGGAAAAAACTATGTGTGTAGTGACTGGAAGCAGGAGCTTGTCACATTTTCTCAGTTCCTGGATAGAATGTGGTCAACTGTCTGCCCATCAAAGTTGACATATCTAGCTCAGCATCCATTGTTTGAGCAG TTGTGCATTTTACTTCATTGGATTGGGCAGATAAAAGAGCTCAGTGAAGACATAGTTGTTCCCGAATACTGTTATGCTGGCGGAGGTGAACTCCAATCACTTAATGCTTGGTTTGGTCCACAGGGGACAGTGACACCATTGCATCATGACCCACATCACAACATCTTAGCTCAG GTCTTGGGCAGGAAGTATATTAGACTCTATCCTGCTTTTATATCTGAGGACTTGTATCCACACACAGAGACTATGCTATGCAATACCAGTCAG GTAGATCTTGACAACATTGATTTCAAGGAGTTTCCAAGGGCTGAAAACCTGGAATTCATGGACTGTATATTGGAGGAAGGTGACCTGCTTTACATCCCTCCAAAATGGTGGCACTACGTCAGATCTCTCTCCACCAGTTTCTCGGTTAGCTTTTGGTGGCGTGCAGCAGTTCAGCCCTCAGGCGGCTCATAG
- the LOC110432297 gene encoding transcription factor TGA2-like isoform X2, producing the protein MVSGGSIKEQQHEMNISFGMMNHHHQQQPPSSSSSSSMHAAAASFMSGKEASGAYDHLGELDQALFMYLDHGSSHVHGGTQQEHQRQTLNIFPSQPMHVEPSPKGEISLVLSPAPVGSKQPARSPDHHHHQHQQAAMEELAGSRRQQQEHHHLQHQPFAAAAAEPAAPVGMIKDVKPLAKKDHRRGTSTSERDPKTLRRLAQNREAARKSRLRKKAYIQQLESSRIRLAQLEQELHTARAQGVFFPNSGILADQGVAGKGVPIGGIDGLSSEAAMFDVEYGRWQEEHYRLMYELRAALQQHLPEGELQMYVESCLAHHDEMVGIKEGAIKGDVFHLISGVWRSPAERCFLWLGGFRPSEVIKMLLSHVEPLTEQQIVGVYGLQQSALETEEALSQGLEALYQSLSDTVVSDALSCPSNVANYMGQMAAAMNKLSTLEGFVRQAENLRQQTLHRLHQILTTRQMARSLLAMSDYFHRLRTLSSLWVTRPRAPQEQQQGHS; encoded by the exons GAGCGGCAAGGAGGCGTCAGGGGCGTATGACCATCTGGGGGAACTGGACCAGGCGTTGTTCATGTACCTGGATCACGGCAGCAGCCATGTCCATGGCGGCACGCAGCAAGAGCATCAAAGGC AGACACTCAACATCTTCCCTTCCCAGCCCATGCATGTGGAGCCGTCGCCGAAG GGGGAGATTAGTTTAGTCCTGTCCCCGGCGCCGGTGGGATCCAAGCAGCCTGCTAGGTCACCCGACCATCACCATCACCAGCACCAGCAGGCGGCCATGGAGGAGTTGGCGGGGAGCAGgaggcagcagcaggagcaccaCCACCTGCAGCACCAACCCTTCGCTGCTGCCGCTGCTGAGCCGGCAGCACCCGTCGGGATGATCAAAGATGTCAAGCCACTGGCCAAG AAGGATCATAGGAGAGGCACATCGACCAGTGAACGCGACCCAAAA ACGCTGAGAAGGCTGGCCCAGAACAGGGAGGCTGCAAGAAAAAGCAGGCTAAGGAAGAAG GCTTACATCCAGCAACTGGAGTCCAGCAGGATCAGGCTAGCTCAGCTCGAACAAGAACTGCACACTGCAAGAGCTCAG GGAGTTTTCTTCCCCAACAGCGGTATCCTCGCTGACCAAGGTGTCGCCGGCAAAGGCGTCCCCATCGGCGGCATCGACGGCCTCAGCTCAG AGGCGGCGATGTTCGACGTGGAGTACGGGCGGTGGCAGGAGGAGCACTACCGGCTGATGTACGAGCTGCGGGCGGCGCTGCAGCAGCACCTGCCGGAGGGGGAGCTGCAGATGTACGTGGAGAGCTGCCTGGCGCACCACGACGAGATGGTGGGCATCAAGGAGGGCGCCATCAAGGGCGACGTCTTCCACCTCATCTCCGGCGTCTGGAGGAGCCCCGCCGAGCGCTGCTTCCTCTGGCTCGGCGGCTTCCGCCCCTCCGAGGTCATCAAG ATGCTGCTGAGCCACGTGGAGCCCCTGACGGAGCAGCAGATCGTGGGCGTGTACGGGCTGCAGCAGTCGGCgctggagacggaggaggccctGAGCCAGGGCCTGGAAGCGCTCTACCAATCGCTGTCCGACACCGTCGTCTCCGACGCGCTCAGCTGCCCCTCCAACGTCGCCAACTACATGGGCCAGATGGCCGCCGCCATGAACAAGCTCTCCACGCTCGAGGGCTTCGTCAGACAA GCTGAGAACCTTCGGCAGCAGACACTGCATCGGCTGCACCAGATCCTGACGACGCGGCAAATGGCGCGGTCGCTGCTGGCCATGTCGGACTACTTCCACCGCCTCCGCACGCTGAGCTCGCTCTGGGTCACACGCCCCAGGGCgccgcaggagcagcagcagggccACAGCTAG